Proteins co-encoded in one Brassica oleracea var. oleracea cultivar TO1000 chromosome C4, BOL, whole genome shotgun sequence genomic window:
- the LOC106337281 gene encoding putative uncharacterized protein DDB_G0287457, with protein MGKPTAQNNSFINHFSHPHPLQLIPPTSSPPCSACKLTGGNGRIYSCRPCNFSLHESCSKMKQVITHPSHPSHTLTLLVAPVYDGGYFNCDGCGVNGTGFSYQCSLCDFDIHALCAYKPLSIVHNSHPQHTLKLAFHSPYGANKGFSCDICLKIGKNQWLYRCIPCEFDAHVDCINAHHPHLLQHSSSAPTPLAHHAGHPNNRPRPGQMNRPNRPTNNPTRPNRPVGNPNRPIGQNAAVDGPRGQNNNLGCNGSIGPITQSFDQGSMEGSVFDGSAVNEEFDGEVDVEIDYEASGYEGTEDGEAYDEEEDVDGNGLEIVAYGDANDVAYSESEFGGSSDARSQSNELSDQADLYPLSVRTNRGPGGGRKQHSSPNSPAPARSKNIGRNGRGGGRLQGSKNPIENPRGPQTKRLQNVRNNAIRAGGPGGFNRPRDLAAFNGPQGFNGPSGGPFNVIDNGGNNDSYNEVDGNEMYAGEYGATYGDEGDCDFEAGGDFVDDGCDQAYDEDDFECYTDITGGSESMYNEDESYETMDDSQYNDEPNNQFLSMVEPGGGPGMNNQNQYGQTDRPRRMGRYGRGGTTNMNRYGNVNQGTNSTQTRTTGRSVQRRPNGGQYRANGPNGPNGNTMMNSMVQGLCQGLAMNMLAGDGSDVNSGAGDSGGSSIFGGLLGGESEF; from the coding sequence ATGGGAAAGCCAACAGCACAAAACAATAGCTTTATAAACCACTTCAGCCACCCACACCCCCTTCAGTTAATCCCGCCGACATCATCACCACCGTGCTCCGCTTGCAAACTTACCGGAGGAAACGGCCGGATTTACTCATGCAGGCCATGCAACTTCTCTCTCCATGAGTCATGCAGCAAGATGAAGCAGGTAATCACCCATCCCTCTCACCCTTCTCATACGCTTACCCTTCTGGTGGCTCCCGTCTATGATGGTGGATACTTCAACTGCGATGGGTGTGGCGTCAACGGAACTGGTTTTAGCTACCAGTGCTCTCTTTGCGACTTTGACATCCACGCGCTATGCGCTTACAAGCCGCTCTCGATCGTCCACAATTCTCATCCGCAGCATACCCTTAAACTCGCGTTTCATTCTCCCTACGGTGCCAACAAGGGATTCTCCTGCGACATATGCCTTAAGATTGGGAAGAACCAATGGCTCTATCGATGCATCCCTTGCGAATTCGATGCTCATGTTGATTGCATCAATGCTCACCATCCACACCTCCTTCAGCATAGTAGTTCTGCACCTACTCCTCTTGCTCATCATGCCGGTCACCCCAATAATAGGCCCAGACCAGGGCAGATGAATAGGCCTAATAGGCCTACGAATAATCCTACCAGGCCTAATAGGCCTGTTGGTAATCCCAATAGACCTATAGGTCAAAACGCTGCTGTCGATGGACCAAGAGGACAGAACAATAACTTGGGTTGTAATGGTTCGATTGGGCCTATTACACAGAGTTTTGACCAAGGGTCAATGGAAGGGAGTGTCTTCGATGGTAGTGCAGTGAACGAAGAGTTTGATGGTGAAGTCGATGTTGAGATTGATTATGAAGCTAGTGGGTATGAAGGTACTGAAGATGGAGAGGCCTATGACGAGGAAGAAGACGTTGACGGTAACGGCCTTGAAATTGTGGCTTACGGTGATGCCAATGACGTTGCATATAGCGAGAGTGAATTTGGTGGTAGCAGTGATGCTCGTAGCCAGTCTAATGAATTGTCTGACCAGGCTGATCTTTATCCACTTTCAGTTCGTACGAACCGAGGGCCGGGTGGTGGTAGGAAGCAACACTCGAGTCCTAATAGTCCCGCCCCAGCTAGGTCGAAGAATATAGGCCGTAACGGGCGTGGAGGTGGTAGGCTTCAAGGGTCCAAGAATCCAATCGAAAATCCTAGAGGGCCTCAAACTAAAAGGTTGCAGAATGTACGCAATAATGCAATAAGAGCCGGGGGACCTGGTGGTTTTAATAGGCCTCGTGATCTAGCTGCATTCAATGGACCTCAAGGATTTAATGGACCTAGTGGTGGGCCCTTTAATGTAATTGACAATGGTGGCAACAATGATAGCTACAACGAAGTCGATGGAAATGAGATGTATGCTGGTGAATATGGTGCGACTTATGGTGATGAAGGTGATTGTGACTTCGAAGCTGGAGGTGACTTTGTCGACGATGGATGTGATCAAGCATATGATGAAGATGATTTTGAATGCTACACCGATATCACCGGAGGAAGTGAGTCTATGTATAACGAGGATGAGTCTTATGAGACTATGGATGATTCACAATATAATGATGAACCCAATAACCAGTTTTTATCCATGGTTGAACCGGGTGGTGGACCGGGAATGAATAACCAGAACCAATATGGTCAGACCGATAGGCCGAGAAGAATGGGCAGGTATGGGCGTGGTGGTACTACAAATATGAACAGATATGGAAACGTGAATCAAGGAACAAATAGTACGCAGACAAGAACTACGGGTAGATCAGTCCAACGTAGGCCGAATGGAGGACAATATAGGGCCAACGGACCTAATGGGCCCAACGGAAACACAATGATGAATTCAATGGTGCAGGGTTTGTGCCAAGGCTTGGCAATGAACATGCTCGCCGGCGATGGTAGTGACGTTAACAGTGGAGCAGGTGACAGCGGTGGATCATCCATCTTCGGAGGCTTGCTTGGTGGTGAATCAGAATTTTGA